The Phaeacidiphilus oryzae TH49 region TCCCACGACCCTGGTGGCGGGACTACCCGACGGCTTGGTCGCCATCAGACTCCACGCCTGAGCCTGCGTTGCCACGCGGACTCCGCCGCCGGATGCGGACCGCGAACAATCTCGGCGGCTACGCCGCCAGGTGCTGGTTCGCCTCCGGGTCGTGATCACGACCGCGCCCGCCGCCGGCGCGCCCGCGCGATCCCCGCCCCCGGCGCCCGCCGCGACGTTGCCGGGGCAGCTCCCCGGCCGGGCCGGCCGGGCCGGCCGCCGGCACCGCCGCCGCCAGCGCCGGTCCGATCCGCGTCGCGGAGAGCCGATGGGCCGACGGCACCAGCAGGGCCATCGCGAGCGGCGCCAGCAGCAGCACGGTCGCCGCCGCGAGGGCGTACCCGCCGATGATGTCGGACGGGTAGTGGACGCCCATGAAGACCCGCAGGAACCCCTCGGCCAGCGCGATCCCGCCGGCGATCAGCCCGTACTTGCGGTGCACCAGGAGCAGCCCGACGGCCACGGCCATGGTGAACGTCGCGTGGTCGCTGGCGAAGGAGCCGTTGGCGGCGTGCTCGACCAGCGGCTTCACCTGGTCCGGATACTCGACGAACGGCCGCGGCCGGGCGACCAGCGCCCGTACCGGCACGTTCAGCATCAGCGCGACGACGCCGCCCAGCAGTGCCCAGGAGACCCCGGCCACCGTGTTCAGCGGGCGGGCCTGGCGCCGGGCCCACATCCAGGTGACGACGACCATCGCCACCGAGGCCAGCGGCAGCCCGTACTCGCCGCAGAAGCTGAGGAAGCTGTCCAGGAACCCCGGAAGATGCCCGGAGATCCCGTTGATCCCCTCGACCAGGGCGGCGTCGGGACTACCGTCCGCCATCAGGACCTGCACACCGCACCTCCACGTTCGTCCTCGGTAGTCGGCCCGGCTGCCACGTCGGGGTGGCGCCCGGCTTTCGTCCGGACCAAGTGTCCTCCTCCGCCGACGGACACAACGGCGCGAATGGCACATAGGGTTCCGGAAGCCCCGGAAGTTACCAGAACGTGACGCTCAGCTCACCGCACCGCCACAGCTGTGCGCTGCGCCGCGCTTCGCCGCCCGCCAGGGGCGCCCCGGCTCACCCGGTCGCCGGCGAGGCGCCGTTCGCGATCGAGCCGTCCGGCTGGAGGGCCGGCAGCGCCGACGCCCCGCTGGCGGTGACCCGGGTGGCCCCGATGTAGTCCGGCTGGAAGACGGGGTCGTACCGCACCGAGGCCCCGGTGTGCGGGGCGTCGATCATGTAGCCGCCGCCCACGTAGATCCCGACGTGGTGGATGCTCCGCGGATCGTTGAGGTCGGTGGCGTAGAAGACCAGGTCCCCCGGCTGGAGCTGGCTGCGCGAGGGGTGCGGCCCGGCGTACCACTGGTCGTTGGCCACCCGGGGCAGCTTGATCCCGACGCTGGCGTACGCCGCCTGGGTGAGGCCCGAGCAGTCGAAGCGGTAGCCCTGCGAGGCCAGCCCCTCCCCGCCCCACAGGTACGGGGTGCCCAGCTTGCTCTGCGCGTAGTAGATCGCCCCGGCGGCCTGGCCGGAGTAGGAGACCGTGGTGGTCGCGGTGAAGCTCTGCGCGAGCGACTTGATCCGCGTCACGTAGTTCTGGGTCTGGCTGATTCCCGGCACCCCGTCCGAGCTGATCACGGCGTACGGCCCGGCGTTGTACGCGGCGAGCATGTTGGACACGGGGTCGCCGGCCTCCTTGGCCACCTCCTTGGCCAGCTCGCAGTCGTATTCGGCGGCGGAGGGGATGGCGTCCTGCGGGTCCCAGACGTTCGCCGTCCCGTCGCCGTTGGCGTCGATGCCGTGGGTGGCCCAGGTGCCCGGCATGAACTGGGCGATGCCCTCGGCGCCGGCGCCGCTGACGGCCCGCGGGTTGAAGCCGCTCTCCTGGTAGAGCTGGGCGGCGAGCAGCGGGGGCGTCAACTGCGAGCAGCTCCTGCCCCATTGCTGGATCAGCCCGGCGTAGGCGGAGGGGACCGTTCCGGTGGCGAGGTTGCTCGCCCCGTTGGCCGTGGAGAGCGAGCCCGCCGCCGTGTAGGTGCCCACGACCAGCAGCGCGAGGAAGGCCCCGAGCATGGCCGCTCCCGCTCCGGCGGCAAGCCAGGCGCGGCGGAGTACCATCAGCAACGCCCCGAAGGGGCGTACGCCGGACCGGGAGATGACTGTCCGTCAAAGGGGGCGCGCAGTACGGCAGATCGCACAAGCATATGCCCCCTGTACACGCCGGGCGGAGGTGCTGGAATCATCGCATAGTCTGACCCAGTACGTTGCTGAGCGCAATCAGCGGTGATACACACAGTAAACGGTAGGCTCCTCCGTGCGGCCGCGGTCCCCATGCGGGCCATCCTGGCCCACACGCCGCAGACCTCACAGAACATCCTGCGAGAAGCAGCCAAGTCGACATCAGTTTTGGCCGACAATAGGGCAGTCCCTTCTCCGGGCCGCGGTGAAGGGCCTTGAATGCGTGATCGGGCGGGTGATCAACACATGTATCTGAGCGCGAGCAAGGGCGACATCAACACCATCATCGGTGGCATCGCCCCCAACTGGGGACCCTTCGCCAGCCTGGGCTCCGAGG contains the following coding sequences:
- a CDS encoding phosphatase PAP2 family protein gives rise to the protein MADGSPDAALVEGINGISGHLPGFLDSFLSFCGEYGLPLASVAMVVVTWMWARRQARPLNTVAGVSWALLGGVVALMLNVPVRALVARPRPFVEYPDQVKPLVEHAANGSFASDHATFTMAVAVGLLLVHRKYGLIAGGIALAEGFLRVFMGVHYPSDIIGGYALAAATVLLLAPLAMALLVPSAHRLSATRIGPALAAAVPAAGPAGPAGELPRQRRGGRRGRGSRGRAGGGRGRDHDPEANQHLAA
- a CDS encoding bifunctional lytic transglycosylase/C40 family peptidase, with the translated sequence MLGAFLALLVVGTYTAAGSLSTANGASNLATGTVPSAYAGLIQQWGRSCSQLTPPLLAAQLYQESGFNPRAVSGAGAEGIAQFMPGTWATHGIDANGDGTANVWDPQDAIPSAAEYDCELAKEVAKEAGDPVSNMLAAYNAGPYAVISSDGVPGISQTQNYVTRIKSLAQSFTATTTVSYSGQAAGAIYYAQSKLGTPYLWGGEGLASQGYRFDCSGLTQAAYASVGIKLPRVANDQWYAGPHPSRSQLQPGDLVFYATDLNDPRSIHHVGIYVGGGYMIDAPHTGASVRYDPVFQPDYIGATRVTASGASALPALQPDGSIANGASPATG